In the genome of Ensifer adhaerens, one region contains:
- a CDS encoding sulfate transport system permease protein has product MAASQPSPVSSQGWQWKHPSVIPGFGLSLGLALTMLTLIVLIPLAALALRAAALGPSGFYDVISDPRVFAALKISFLTALAAAIANAIFGTLTAWVLVRYNFFGRRIFDALIDLPFAMPTAVAGIALVNVYSPKGLIGEWLAPLGIKVAYTPLGIIVALIAVGFPFVVRTVQPVLEEISRETEEVSATLGANRFQTIFFVVLPPLIPAILTGFALALARGVGEYGSVIFIAGNLPFKSEIAPLLIVIKLEEFNYAGATAIAAVMLAVSFLMLFVINGIQSWSQRRFGHG; this is encoded by the coding sequence ATGGCCGCGTCGCAGCCCTCCCCCGTGTCCTCCCAGGGATGGCAGTGGAAGCACCCGAGCGTCATTCCAGGTTTTGGACTGTCGCTCGGGCTTGCCCTGACCATGCTGACCCTGATCGTACTCATTCCGCTCGCAGCGCTCGCGCTACGGGCGGCCGCCCTCGGCCCCTCCGGCTTTTACGACGTCATCTCCGATCCGCGGGTCTTCGCGGCCCTGAAGATCAGCTTTCTGACAGCACTTGCCGCGGCCATTGCCAACGCGATCTTCGGTACGCTGACCGCCTGGGTTCTGGTGCGCTACAATTTCTTCGGCCGGCGCATCTTCGACGCTCTGATCGACCTGCCCTTCGCCATGCCGACCGCGGTGGCCGGGATTGCTCTCGTCAATGTCTATTCGCCAAAAGGTCTGATCGGCGAATGGCTCGCGCCGCTGGGCATCAAGGTTGCCTATACGCCGCTCGGCATCATCGTGGCGCTGATTGCGGTGGGCTTCCCCTTCGTCGTGCGCACGGTGCAGCCGGTGCTGGAGGAAATCAGCCGCGAGACGGAAGAGGTTTCCGCCACGCTCGGCGCGAACCGCTTCCAGACGATCTTCTTCGTCGTCCTGCCGCCGCTCATCCCCGCCATCCTCACCGGCTTCGCGCTGGCGCTGGCGCGCGGGGTGGGCGAATACGGCTCGGTCATCTTCATTGCAGGCAACCTGCCGTTCAAGTCCGAGATCGCCCCGCTTCTCATCGTCATCAAGCTGGAAGAGTTCAACTATGCCGGCGCGACCGCCATTGCAGCCGTCATGCTGGCCGTCTCTTTCCTGATGCTGTTCGTCATCAACGGCATCCAGAGCTGGAGCCAGAGGAGGTTCGGCCATGGTTGA
- a CDS encoding sulfate transport system substrate-binding protein, which produces MVLKTFKAGLIVFSLALATGPIVPAHAGQEILNVSYDPTREFYKQYNALFAKHWKATGGEDIKINQSHGGSGKQARSVIDGLEADVVTLALEADIDAIAERTKKIPVDWKTLLPANSAPYTSTIVFLVRKGNPKGIKDWNDLIKDDVQVITPNPKTSGGARWNFLAAWAWAKKTYGGDDAKIRDYITKLFQHVPVLDTGARGATQTFAERGLGDVLIAWENEAYLALDELGADNFGIVSPSISIKAEPPVALVRGNTDAHGTTKVAEAYLEYLYSPEAQKLIAKNYYRPNDPSAADPADIARFAKIDLATIEDFGGWKKAQPEFFGDGGIFDQLYKPAR; this is translated from the coding sequence ATGGTTCTCAAGACTTTCAAGGCCGGACTTATCGTCTTCTCACTTGCGCTTGCAACGGGACCGATCGTCCCCGCACATGCAGGACAGGAGATCCTCAACGTCTCCTATGACCCGACGCGCGAGTTCTACAAGCAGTACAATGCGCTCTTCGCCAAGCACTGGAAGGCGACCGGCGGCGAGGACATCAAGATCAACCAGTCGCATGGCGGCTCCGGCAAGCAGGCCCGCTCCGTGATCGACGGCCTGGAGGCCGATGTGGTGACGCTGGCACTGGAAGCCGATATCGATGCCATTGCCGAAAGAACCAAGAAAATCCCAGTCGACTGGAAGACGCTGCTTCCGGCGAACAGCGCGCCCTACACGTCCACCATCGTCTTCCTTGTCCGAAAGGGCAATCCGAAGGGCATCAAGGACTGGAACGACCTGATCAAGGACGACGTCCAGGTCATCACGCCCAACCCCAAGACTTCCGGCGGCGCACGTTGGAACTTCCTGGCGGCCTGGGCCTGGGCCAAGAAGACCTATGGCGGCGATGACGCCAAGATTCGCGACTATATCACCAAGCTCTTCCAGCACGTGCCCGTTCTCGACACCGGCGCGCGGGGCGCCACCCAGACCTTTGCCGAACGCGGTCTCGGCGACGTTCTCATTGCCTGGGAAAACGAAGCCTATCTGGCGCTCGACGAACTGGGCGCCGACAATTTCGGCATCGTCTCGCCCTCGATCTCCATCAAGGCGGAACCGCCGGTCGCCCTCGTCAGGGGCAACACCGATGCCCACGGCACGACCAAGGTGGCGGAGGCTTATCTCGAATATCTCTATTCGCCGGAAGCCCAGAAGCTGATCGCCAAGAACTATTATCGTCCGAACGATCCATCGGCCGCAGATCCGGCAGACATCGCGCGCTTCGCCAAGATCGACCTGGCGACCATCGAGGATTTCGGCGGCTGGAAGAAGGCGCAGCCCGAATTCTTCGGCGATGGCGGCATCTTCGATCAGCTCTACAAGCCGGCGCGCTGA
- a CDS encoding chloride channel protein, CIC family, whose translation MQVQSQTASAYLLSLRERLVRFREIWLLGLAALSGVFAGAVVTAMSWVTAHAHSTLFQIPLNERLSGQTALASPWLALVPVAGGAIMAILAALSRRLFTRPPVDPIEANALHGGRMSVRESLMVSIQTMVSSSYGASVGLEAGYTQASSGLVSHVAGRLGLRRAETRTLVGCAAAGAISAAFGAPLTGAFYGFELIIGTYTVSAVAPVMTASLAASLTANWLGAEQNPIEIGLTQTMSAAALAPYLFLGILGALAAVTVMQLVTSTENLFRLSRCPVWLRPIVGGGIVGLLGLISPHVLSSGHGALHLDLVGAATWQMLAVLFALKLLASAVSLGSGFRGGLFFASLYLGAILGKAVALALGEFGLVHGFSPLYASLVGMASLAVGVVGGPLTMSFLVLETTRDLGITGAVLVASIVSAVVVRETFGYSFSTWRLHLRGETIRSAHDVGWMRNLTVGRMMRPDVKTASEALSLADFRAQFPLGASQRVIAVDANGGYAGMVIVSDAYAPEIDQSGKTSVADLARNRDIMLMPFMNAREAAQTFQIAHAEELAVVDSLSSKKVMGLLTEQHLLRRYAEELDKARRDLTGEG comes from the coding sequence TTGCAGGTGCAGTCGCAGACAGCCTCCGCATATCTGTTGAGCCTCCGGGAGAGACTTGTCCGGTTCCGGGAAATCTGGCTGCTGGGTCTGGCGGCGCTTTCGGGCGTGTTTGCCGGTGCGGTGGTAACGGCGATGAGCTGGGTCACGGCGCATGCGCACAGCACCCTTTTCCAGATTCCGCTGAACGAACGGCTGAGCGGGCAGACCGCGCTTGCCTCGCCATGGCTTGCCCTCGTTCCCGTTGCAGGCGGAGCGATCATGGCGATCCTGGCGGCACTGTCGCGGCGGCTTTTCACGCGTCCACCCGTCGACCCCATTGAAGCCAATGCCTTGCATGGCGGGCGCATGTCGGTGCGCGAAAGTCTCATGGTGTCGATCCAGACCATGGTTTCAAGCAGCTATGGCGCCTCGGTCGGGCTGGAGGCCGGTTATACGCAGGCGAGTTCCGGCCTCGTGTCGCATGTGGCCGGTCGGCTGGGGTTGCGCCGTGCCGAGACCCGGACGCTCGTCGGTTGTGCAGCGGCTGGGGCCATTTCGGCAGCCTTCGGCGCGCCTTTGACGGGGGCCTTCTACGGATTTGAACTGATCATCGGCACCTACACGGTGTCGGCTGTCGCTCCGGTGATGACGGCGTCACTCGCCGCGAGCCTGACGGCCAACTGGTTGGGGGCCGAGCAGAACCCGATCGAAATCGGCCTCACGCAGACGATGAGCGCGGCGGCTCTGGCCCCTTATCTCTTCCTGGGGATTCTTGGCGCTCTTGCCGCCGTCACGGTGATGCAGCTGGTGACGTCGACCGAAAATCTTTTCCGTCTTTCGCGCTGCCCGGTCTGGCTGCGGCCGATCGTCGGTGGCGGGATTGTGGGTCTCCTGGGGCTGATCTCGCCGCATGTCCTGTCCTCCGGCCACGGGGCGCTGCATCTCGATCTCGTGGGTGCCGCGACGTGGCAGATGCTGGCGGTGCTGTTTGCACTGAAGCTTCTCGCTTCCGCAGTCTCGCTCGGTTCTGGCTTTCGTGGCGGCCTGTTTTTTGCCTCGCTGTATCTGGGCGCCATTCTCGGCAAGGCGGTGGCGTTGGCGCTGGGGGAATTCGGGCTCGTCCACGGCTTTTCGCCGCTTTACGCTTCTCTTGTCGGCATGGCCTCGCTGGCCGTGGGCGTGGTGGGGGGGCCGCTCACCATGTCCTTCCTTGTGCTGGAGACGACACGCGATCTCGGAATCACGGGAGCCGTGCTGGTTGCCTCCATCGTTTCGGCCGTCGTTGTGCGCGAGACATTCGGCTACTCCTTCTCGACCTGGCGCCTCCACTTGCGTGGCGAGACCATCCGCAGCGCCCACGACGTCGGCTGGATGCGCAACCTGACGGTCGGCCGAATGATGCGCCCCGATGTGAAGACCGCGTCCGAAGCCCTGTCGCTTGCCGATTTCCGGGCGCAGTTTCCGCTGGGCGCCTCTCAGCGCGTGATCGCTGTCGACGCCAATGGCGGCTATGCCGGCATGGTAATCGTATCCGATGCCTATGCGCCCGAGATCGATCAGTCCGGAAAGACGAGCGTCGCAGACCTTGCGCGCAACCGTGACATCATGCTCATGCCCTTCATGAATGCGCGCGAGGCCGCGCAGACCTTCCAGATTGCCCATGCCGAAGAACTTGCCGTGGTGGACAGCCTGTCGAGCAAGAAGGTGATGGGGCTGCTGACCGAGCAACACCTCCTTCGCCGCTACGCCGAAGAGCTGGACAAAGCGCGCCGCGACCTGACGGGCGAGGGATAG
- a CDS encoding small conductance mechanosensitive channel has translation MQNGLQNIVDYANIDYPRLQALLIQYTLSIVGAVVILIVGWLLTQLLGRWTYAALSRVRGLDTTIAGFASNFVRYFLMVMVIVMVLGQFGVQTASIIAALGAAGLAIGLALQGTLQNIAAGIMLLILRPFRVGDYIETGAVSGVVQFIGIFTTEFKTPDGMYRVAPNSLLWNVQITNFSRMPTRRYDFTIGIGYEDDIDKASDIMLGLVRDDKRVLADPPPETFVNELAESAVTITLRYWTRAADFWPTSRDVTKNAKIAFDKAGINIPFPQVQYSGTVETVPKAPKS, from the coding sequence ATGCAGAACGGGCTTCAGAACATTGTCGATTACGCCAATATCGACTACCCACGTCTCCAGGCGCTCCTGATACAATATACGCTGTCGATCGTCGGGGCGGTTGTCATCCTGATCGTGGGCTGGCTTCTGACCCAGCTCCTTGGCCGATGGACCTATGCGGCCCTGTCGCGTGTCCGCGGACTGGACACGACGATCGCCGGCTTTGCCTCGAATTTCGTGCGCTACTTCCTGATGGTCATGGTGATCGTCATGGTTCTGGGGCAGTTCGGCGTCCAGACGGCATCGATCATCGCCGCTCTCGGCGCTGCCGGTCTCGCCATCGGCCTGGCGCTGCAGGGAACGCTCCAGAACATTGCCGCCGGGATCATGCTGCTCATCTTGAGGCCGTTCCGGGTGGGAGACTATATCGAGACAGGCGCGGTATCGGGCGTCGTACAATTCATCGGCATCTTCACCACCGAGTTCAAGACGCCCGATGGGATGTATCGAGTCGCGCCCAACTCGCTGCTCTGGAATGTGCAGATCACCAATTTCAGCCGCATGCCGACACGTCGTTACGACTTCACGATCGGTATCGGTTACGAGGACGATATCGACAAGGCCTCGGATATCATGCTCGGCCTCGTGCGCGACGACAAACGCGTGCTTGCCGATCCGCCTCCGGAAACCTTTGTCAACGAGTTGGCCGAAAGCGCCGTAACGATCACCCTGCGCTACTGGACGCGCGCTGCCGATTTCTGGCCAACCAGCCGCGACGTCACCAAGAACGCCAAGATTGCGTTCGATAAGGCCGGCATCAACATTCCATTCCCGCAGGTGCAATATTCCGGCACCGTGGAAACGGTGCCGAAGGCGCCCAAGTCGTAA
- a CDS encoding putative spermidine/putrescine transport system ATP-binding protein — protein MSYLELSHVQKSFGIVKVVHDFNMSIDEGEFVSFLGPSGCGKTTVLRMIAGFENPTGGTIKIGGVDQNGLKPNKRNIGMVFQAYALFPNMTVAENVAFGLKVAGASKTEIDARVKEMLDLIHLGHLADRYPYQMSGGQQQRVALARALANKPKVLLLDEPLSALDAKIRVSLREEIRAIQRKLGITTIFVTHDQEEALSISDRIVVMNAGIADQIGTPSDIYNKPATRFVAGFVGTLNILEAKVENGQAATVRVAGRSITIPPVNLNGASDGAAITVALRPEAISLSRSASSDVAIDGRVTSVNFLGSVIRTRMDVEGQQVSFDMFNNPGLQPPQIGEIATAHFKASDVLVIPN, from the coding sequence ATGTCCTATCTCGAACTCTCCCACGTCCAGAAGTCCTTCGGCATCGTCAAGGTGGTCCACGATTTCAACATGTCGATCGATGAAGGCGAATTCGTCTCCTTCCTCGGGCCATCGGGCTGCGGCAAGACGACCGTGCTGCGTATGATCGCCGGTTTCGAAAACCCGACCGGCGGCACGATCAAGATCGGCGGCGTCGACCAGAACGGCCTGAAGCCCAACAAGCGCAACATCGGCATGGTCTTCCAGGCCTACGCCCTCTTCCCCAACATGACGGTCGCCGAGAACGTCGCCTTCGGCCTCAAGGTTGCCGGCGCGTCCAAGACGGAGATCGACGCCCGTGTGAAGGAAATGCTGGACCTGATCCATCTCGGCCATCTCGCCGACCGCTATCCCTATCAGATGTCGGGTGGTCAGCAGCAGCGCGTTGCGCTCGCCCGCGCGCTCGCCAACAAGCCGAAGGTGCTTCTCCTCGACGAACCGCTCTCGGCGCTCGACGCCAAGATCCGCGTGTCGCTGCGCGAGGAAATCCGCGCCATTCAGCGAAAGCTCGGCATCACCACGATATTCGTGACCCATGATCAGGAAGAAGCGCTGTCCATCTCCGACCGCATCGTCGTCATGAATGCCGGCATCGCCGACCAGATCGGAACGCCGTCAGACATCTACAACAAGCCCGCGACGCGTTTCGTCGCCGGCTTCGTCGGCACGCTGAACATCCTGGAGGCAAAGGTGGAAAACGGCCAGGCCGCGACCGTCCGCGTCGCCGGCCGCAGCATCACCATTCCCCCGGTCAACCTGAATGGCGCGAGCGACGGCGCAGCCATTACTGTGGCGCTTCGACCGGAAGCAATTTCACTTTCCCGATCGGCCTCGAGCGACGTTGCCATCGATGGTCGGGTCACCAGCGTCAACTTCCTCGGCTCCGTCATCCGCACCCGCATGGATGTGGAAGGTCAGCAGGTCTCGTTCGACATGTTCAACAATCCCGGTCTTCAGCCGCCGCAGATCGGCGAGATCGCCACGGCGCATTTCAAGGCGTCGGACGTGCTGGTGATTCCGAACTGA
- a CDS encoding putative spermidine/putrescine transport system permease protein, whose translation MTAKKFWSWLAVFIAVVYFILPLAATFEFSLRMRRGTYSFDAYRSVFSDERFASTFSYSVVMALITIAIGALLIVPTAYWVRLRMPYLRPVVEFVTLLPLVVPAIVIIFGYLRLYNSSSWLPLTNTDTGANALLVFGFMTMSLPYMYRAVDTAMRTIDVAVLTEAAESLGASWPTILFRCIFPNVLTGVLSGAFITFAIAVGEYTMPSLLNRPAFGPYLALIGANRAYEPPALAMIAFAMTWVSIILINITTRLQKGAAGAR comes from the coding sequence ATGACGGCCAAAAAATTCTGGTCCTGGCTCGCCGTCTTCATCGCCGTGGTCTATTTCATCCTGCCGTTGGCCGCGACGTTCGAGTTTTCGTTGCGCATGCGGCGCGGCACCTATTCCTTTGACGCCTACCGCTCGGTCTTTTCCGACGAGCGCTTCGCCTCGACCTTCAGCTATTCGGTGGTCATGGCGCTGATCACCATCGCCATCGGCGCGTTGCTGATCGTGCCGACGGCCTATTGGGTTCGGCTGCGCATGCCCTATCTCAGGCCCGTGGTGGAATTCGTCACGCTGCTGCCGCTTGTCGTGCCGGCCATCGTCATCATCTTCGGCTACCTGCGCCTCTACAATTCGTCGTCCTGGCTGCCGTTGACCAATACGGACACGGGCGCAAACGCGCTTCTGGTCTTCGGCTTCATGACCATGTCGCTGCCCTACATGTACCGCGCGGTCGACACCGCAATGCGGACGATCGACGTCGCGGTCCTGACCGAAGCGGCGGAAAGTCTCGGTGCGAGCTGGCCGACCATCCTTTTCAGGTGCATCTTTCCCAATGTGCTGACAGGCGTACTGTCCGGCGCCTTCATCACCTTCGCGATTGCTGTCGGCGAGTATACGATGCCGTCGCTTCTCAACCGGCCCGCTTTCGGTCCCTATCTCGCGCTGATCGGCGCGAACCGGGCCTACGAGCCGCCGGCGCTCGCCATGATCGCCTTTGCCATGACCTGGGTTTCGATCATTCTCATCAATATCACCACCCGCCTGCAAAAGGGCGCCGCTGGCGCGCGTTGA
- a CDS encoding putative spermidine/putrescine transport system permease protein has translation MAATQPLLNRRLITDWLGIAPFAIFAVMFLIAPTVYLVSGAFLDPNGNLTLQNLIDLFQPNILAAYVISIKISAASAVGGAIIGFAIAAAISLGSLPSWVRSAMLTFCGVASNFAGVPLAFAFLATLGRLGLVTIILRDVFGFNLYATGFNLLSFLGLTLTYMYFQIPLMVLIITPALDGLKREWAEAASILGASPWQYWRMVVIPILWPSVFGTLLLLFANAFGAVATAVALTGSSLNIVPIVLFAQIRGDVLHNPNLGYAVAFGMVVITGISNFIYIWLRMRAERWQK, from the coding sequence ATGGCAGCAACGCAACCTCTCCTCAACAGGCGATTGATCACGGATTGGCTGGGCATCGCGCCCTTCGCCATCTTTGCGGTCATGTTCCTGATCGCGCCCACCGTTTATCTGGTGAGCGGCGCCTTCCTCGATCCGAACGGCAATCTGACGCTGCAGAACCTCATCGACCTGTTCCAGCCGAACATCCTTGCTGCCTACGTCATTTCCATCAAGATTTCTGCGGCATCCGCCGTCGGTGGCGCGATCATCGGTTTTGCGATCGCCGCTGCGATCTCGCTGGGTAGTCTCCCCTCCTGGGTGCGCTCCGCCATGCTGACCTTCTGCGGCGTGGCCTCCAACTTCGCGGGCGTTCCCCTCGCCTTTGCGTTTCTCGCGACGCTCGGCCGTCTCGGCCTCGTCACCATCATCCTGCGCGACGTCTTCGGCTTCAATCTCTACGCCACCGGCTTCAACCTCCTGAGCTTCCTCGGGCTGACGCTGACCTACATGTATTTCCAGATCCCGCTGATGGTGCTGATCATCACGCCGGCGCTCGACGGTCTGAAGCGCGAATGGGCGGAAGCGGCCAGCATTCTGGGCGCGAGCCCCTGGCAGTACTGGCGCATGGTCGTGATCCCGATCCTCTGGCCGAGCGTCTTCGGCACGCTACTGTTGCTGTTCGCGAACGCCTTTGGCGCGGTTGCAACGGCCGTGGCGCTCACCGGCTCCTCGCTGAACATCGTGCCGATCGTGCTCTTCGCGCAGATCCGCGGTGACGTGCTGCACAATCCGAACCTCGGCTATGCGGTCGCCTTCGGCATGGTGGTGATCACCGGCATTTCCAACTTCATCTACATCTGGCTGCGCATGCGCGCCGAAAGGTGGCAGAAATGA
- a CDS encoding putative spermidine/putrescine transport system substrate-binding protein: MIETSLKVLSLTTAIAIAASGVAQAGAMEDLVAAAKKEGTLTTIALPHDWCNYGGAIEGFKKKYGIAVNELNPDAGSGDEIEAIKANKGNTGPQAPDVIDVGLSFGPQAKKDGLIQPYKVSTWGEIPDNAKDADGYWYGDYYGVMSLFVNKDLVKNVPKDWADLQKPEYANMVALAGDPRQANQAISGVFAAGLSAANGDVAKAGDAGLEFFKSLNAAGNFVPVIGKAAPFAQGTTPIIAAWDYNAMSWGESLKGNPPYQVVVPASGVVAGVYVQAISAYAPHPNAAKLWMEYLYSDEGQIEWLKGFCHPIRFNAMAKAGKIPAELLAKLPPAEAYAKAIFPTLEEQAAYKKTITEGWDKVVGANVK, encoded by the coding sequence ATGATCGAGACGTCTCTGAAAGTCCTGTCGCTGACGACGGCGATTGCCATCGCAGCTTCCGGCGTCGCACAGGCCGGCGCCATGGAAGATCTCGTTGCAGCAGCCAAGAAGGAAGGCACGCTGACCACGATCGCGCTTCCGCACGACTGGTGCAACTACGGCGGCGCAATCGAAGGCTTCAAGAAGAAGTACGGCATTGCGGTCAACGAGCTGAACCCCGATGCCGGTTCGGGTGACGAAATCGAAGCCATCAAGGCCAACAAGGGCAACACCGGCCCGCAGGCTCCCGACGTGATCGACGTCGGTCTCTCCTTCGGCCCGCAGGCCAAGAAGGACGGCCTGATCCAGCCTTACAAGGTTTCCACCTGGGGTGAAATTCCGGACAACGCCAAGGATGCCGATGGTTACTGGTATGGTGACTATTATGGCGTCATGTCGCTCTTCGTGAACAAGGACCTCGTCAAGAACGTACCCAAGGACTGGGCCGACCTGCAGAAGCCGGAATATGCCAACATGGTTGCCCTTGCCGGTGACCCGCGCCAGGCAAACCAGGCCATCTCCGGCGTCTTCGCCGCTGGTCTTTCCGCCGCCAATGGCGACGTTGCCAAGGCTGGCGACGCCGGCCTCGAGTTCTTCAAGAGCCTGAACGCGGCCGGCAACTTCGTTCCGGTCATCGGCAAGGCCGCTCCGTTCGCGCAAGGCACGACGCCGATCATCGCCGCCTGGGACTATAACGCCATGAGCTGGGGCGAAAGCCTCAAGGGCAACCCGCCCTACCAGGTCGTCGTTCCGGCCTCCGGCGTCGTTGCCGGCGTTTACGTTCAGGCGATCTCGGCCTATGCCCCGCACCCGAACGCTGCCAAGCTCTGGATGGAATACCTCTATTCCGACGAAGGTCAGATCGAATGGCTGAAGGGCTTCTGCCACCCGATCCGCTTCAACGCGATGGCAAAGGCCGGCAAGATCCCGGCTGAACTGCTCGCCAAGCTGCCGCCGGCTGAAGCCTATGCCAAGGCCATCTTCCCGACGCTCGAAGAACAGGCTGCCTACAAGAAGACGATCACCGAAGGCTGGGACAAGGTCGTCGGCGCCAACGTCAAGTAA
- a CDS encoding transcriptional regulator, RpiR family, whose amino-acid sequence MLCQRVNIALTGNLKTVSDIIGASYDTLTRAERQLAETLLDNYPVSGLVSITALAENARVSTPTVVRMVQKLGFSGFPDFQSRLHQELEETISNPISKHDRWATNAPGTHILNRFADAVVANMRDSLAHISIPDFDRAAAELSNRKKPVYLAGGRITHALADYFFTHLQVIRSGVTLISTNRSTWPQYVLNMRPGNILVLFDIRRYEQEMETMAKIAAERGIFIILFTDTWGSPIVKHAKVVFRLNIEVPSAWDSSVMTLVLVEALIEAVQSANWDSTRERMSDLEELFDTTSLFRRPIRREKRGKQQN is encoded by the coding sequence GTGCTTTGCCAGAGGGTGAACATAGCTTTGACCGGAAACTTGAAAACAGTTTCGGACATCATCGGCGCGAGCTACGACACGCTCACGCGGGCCGAGAGGCAATTGGCGGAAACGCTTCTCGACAACTATCCCGTCTCCGGCCTCGTCTCGATAACGGCGCTGGCGGAAAACGCGCGTGTTTCGACGCCGACCGTCGTGCGCATGGTGCAGAAGCTCGGCTTTTCAGGCTTTCCGGATTTTCAGTCGCGCTTGCACCAGGAACTGGAAGAAACCATTTCCAACCCCATTTCCAAGCATGACCGCTGGGCGACCAATGCACCGGGAACGCATATTCTCAACCGCTTCGCAGATGCCGTCGTCGCAAACATGCGCGACAGTCTCGCGCATATTTCGATTCCGGATTTCGACCGCGCCGCAGCCGAACTCTCGAACCGCAAGAAGCCGGTCTACCTGGCCGGCGGTCGCATCACGCACGCCCTGGCCGATTATTTCTTCACCCATCTGCAGGTCATCCGCTCCGGGGTCACGCTGATTTCGACGAACCGAAGCACGTGGCCGCAGTATGTCTTGAACATGCGACCCGGCAACATTCTCGTGCTCTTCGATATCCGTCGCTACGAGCAGGAAATGGAGACCATGGCGAAGATCGCTGCGGAGCGCGGGATCTTCATCATCCTGTTTACCGACACCTGGGGCTCGCCCATCGTCAAGCATGCCAAGGTCGTCTTTCGCCTGAATATAGAAGTGCCCTCCGCCTGGGATTCCTCGGTGATGACCCTGGTGCTCGTGGAGGCGCTGATCGAGGCTGTGCAGAGCGCCAACTGGGATTCGACGCGCGAACGCATGAGTGACCTGGAGGAGCTTTTCGATACGACGAGCCTGTTCAGGAGACCAATCAGAAGGGAAAAGCGGGGGAAGCAGCAGAATTGA
- a CDS encoding Predicted N-formylglutamate amidohydrolase, which translates to MRKWEGVLSPDEGEAFGVEMEEGQGPFVIVCEHASSTLPRSVGDMGLSEEARRSHIAWDPGALAVARLLSDRFDSPLVFQRFSRLVYDCNRPPESPAAMPAQSEVYVVPANESLRGEARLARTEALYRPFHAAISALIDRRTAAGLPTSIITVHSFTPVYFGAPRAVEIGILHDADSRLADAMLSAVSSHSSYDVRRNEPYGPADGVTHSLILHGISRGIPNVMIEVRNDLIADQTGQGVMAGYLSELIAQAIGQQDNNNKTFVNVRSH; encoded by the coding sequence ATGCGCAAGTGGGAAGGCGTCCTTTCGCCCGACGAGGGCGAAGCGTTCGGCGTGGAGATGGAAGAGGGGCAGGGCCCTTTCGTCATCGTCTGCGAACATGCCTCGTCGACCTTGCCGCGTTCCGTGGGCGACATGGGGTTGAGCGAAGAGGCTCGGCGCTCGCATATCGCCTGGGATCCGGGCGCGCTGGCCGTCGCAAGGCTTTTGTCCGACCGCTTCGACAGCCCGCTCGTGTTTCAGCGGTTTTCCCGCCTTGTCTATGACTGCAATCGGCCGCCGGAATCGCCTGCTGCCATGCCGGCCCAAAGCGAAGTGTATGTCGTGCCGGCCAATGAAAGCCTGCGCGGCGAGGCGCGCCTGGCGCGGACCGAAGCGCTCTACCGGCCATTTCATGCTGCCATATCCGCGCTGATCGACCGGCGCACCGCGGCGGGTCTTCCGACTTCGATCATCACGGTTCACAGTTTTACGCCGGTCTATTTCGGAGCGCCGCGTGCGGTCGAGATCGGAATTCTCCACGATGCCGACAGCCGGCTTGCCGATGCGATGCTGTCGGCGGTCTCTTCCCATTCGTCGTATGATGTTCGTCGTAACGAGCCATATGGCCCCGCAGACGGGGTCACGCATAGCCTTATCCTACACGGAATTTCCCGCGGAATTCCGAATGTGATGATCGAGGTCAGAAACGACCTCATCGCAGACCAGACCGGCCAAGGGGTCATGGCCGGATACCTGTCGGAGCTGATCGCGCAGGCGATCGGCCAGCAGGACAATAATAACAAGACCTTCGTGAATGTCAGAAGCCACTAG